The Hevea brasiliensis isolate MT/VB/25A 57/8 chromosome 9, ASM3005281v1, whole genome shotgun sequence nucleotide sequence cacattaggtggatagaaagaaaagaaggggtaggcctaaactgacttggaggggagtagtacaacatgacctagaaatcGTTTAGAGTGTAGAAAGAAAATCCATATACCTGACcctaaattttttggataaaggtttaattgaattgagttgagttgtataccATACTGATGCTTACACGCTTGTCCTCCGTGATGGTTTTATTGAAATTCCTGATGCTGACAGTCTTAGCATCATTTACCTGCTCAAAAGATGATAACACGCACATAAATTTATCCAGAGGGACAAATTCTATAAATCACAGTCAATAATTTACCAATGGATCTGCAACTTTTCCATGCCAAAGGACATTGTCGATTACTATGACACCCCCAACCCTCACCTGCAAGGAGACTAATAAGCATTCTTACAAGCTGCAAGCATAGAATCTAATAAGAACATTCAACAAACAAATCGAagtaaataagaaaacaaacgtaGATGGTACCATTATATCATTCTTACCAGCTGCAGTAGTAATTCAAAATACTCCTGATTCATTCTCTTCTCAGCATCAACAAATGCAAAATCATAGCTATATGAAGTATGTCAGAAAATTAAGTGAGGAAGATCTTGACTGAGGGTCTCCAGGAAATGGAGGGAACAAAAATGTCATACTTTATCATTACCTGGAAGCTTCACCATTCATAATCAGAGAACTTAAAATGTCTGCCGCCATTCCATGCTTCACATTGACCTAATATCAAAGAACCATTTGGAATTATGCAGTGATCACTAGAAGAATTATTAGTAGATAACACGTAGCAAGagattttgtaaaaattatacacATAATATACTCCAGAATTGTAGAAGTGCAGCGTAGACAGAAGGGAACTACAACAAAGTATGCTTCTTGAGAGGTGGTGGTGGCTTTCAAATTTCCATGTGGAAATCCCAATTGCAACATTACGAGAAGGAAATATACATTACCTTGTGTGATACACCAGCTCTCTCGTAGTACCTTTTTGCAACATCAAGAGAATTGGCATCTCTTTCACAGGCAACCAAACAACCTGATTCCGGTAGCACCAAAGCAACTGCCAACGATGAGTACCCCTGAACAAGAAATGGTAAAAAGTAATTAGAACTAGAACACAGTAACTTGTTATTTCATCaagcacctctctctctctctctctctctctcgctaaTAATCCATGGAGACAATGTAAACAAATTTCTAACACGATGGAGAGAAAACATACAGTATAAACACCGACTTCAATACACCGTTGCGCACCAATTATCTGCACAAGCATGGCAAGCAGCTGTGCCTGATCAGGAGATACCTATCGAAATAGCACTGCCTCGTCAATTTGTTCTGTGAACTTGGAAATTGAAATTACGCAGTTTTATTGTCGATTACCTGCATCTGGCTGCCACGAAAAGTAGCAGTCTCCTCTCGCAGTTGCCGCAAAATCTGAAATAAAAAGAGTCACAAAACAAAAGAGCAACAACAAACGGAATCATTAGAGAAAGAAATTCATAATGAGAGTACCTCCGGCTCCCGAACGTTGGAGAGAATATAATCGTAAAGGCGAGGAGTGAGGCTGATGATCTGTTTTTTACCGTACTTGTCGTCATTTGCAACCACGACTGCGGTGTCGGTGCTGGTGGGAGAGTAGCAGTAATTTCTGGCGAGACAAATCGATTTCCATGCCCTAAAACCGCCGACACCGCTTGGACTTGATACCGTTATTCCCTGGGTTCTCCCTGAGATAACAGTAGACGCAAAAGCGGCGCGTTGGTAGGCTAAGGAAGAGCAACGATGAAGCGCCCAGGCGGTTGCCATTTCAGAGTCTTCGAGCTAACTGCAACTGGCCCTTGATGATAGTCCGGTCGAGTTGGGCTCGGTCGGGTCTTGTTGGAATTGGATTGGATGACGCTAAGCCCCCGCTTAACCAGCTGCAGGTCTTTCAtaacaatttttgaaattattatacatatttagatttatctatatttttttatttatgattACATTGTCTCGATTAATTTATATGtattaaaactaaaattaaatactaaattaaatcaatatcaaaatatataataatataaaaaaattcttaaaagtaaattatttttatttttaaattatatctaaattaaaaaaaatttcttatttttttaaaatttaataatttaacctTTGTATTTTAATTACAGATAGagagattttttaatttaaagaagTCAAATATAATTaaagaatgaaaaaaaaataatttatattgaaatttaatttaattattttatttagtcCAATAATTTATTCAGTTaggaaaaaaatagaaaaaataggACACCGCTGCAGCTGCCGCGTCGTCAGTTATGTCTAACGGGTCCCACTGATATTAGCTCTCCAGGGCAAGAGAAGAAAGGGAAATGGGATAACGAAGCCTGTGACCTCAACTGGTAGAAGGGGAACTCCAAAATCTCACAGCTCTTCACCGCTGCTTCTCGCAGCTACGTGCAGGTATACCATTTCTTACTCTTATTCTTTCCTTCTTTTGGATTCCTCTATGCACCTGCTTACTGCTGTTGCTGTTTCTCGCTACTTTCATCTCTCACCGTTCTCCAATCTCGGACTTTTCGTTACTTtttaaataatgcaaaattgttcAGCTAAATCGTATTTCTTGGGGAATCTTGAAACTGTACGACTCAAAAAGCTTATCAAGCTACTACATTGATGTAGTTATCAGTTGTGTGGATATAATTTGCTTCTTTCATACTGCGTTTTCATTATTACTAATTTATACCCTCTTTATTGAAGAAATGAACCTGGCGTTTTCTACATCCTTCTGTCCAGCTAGTGGAGACAGAGCCTTTATCAAGATTAAGCCTTCTAGCTTAAGCCTTGATGCGACCAGAAAAATGGCCTTTCGGAAAAAGTTTCCTTGTTCAGCAACTATAGCTGCCGATATGAGTCGGGTTTGCCTTCTTTCTTCTCTGATGTGTGTTCTGTTGGTCTATTCTTCTTGCATTCTGAGTGATTGATTCTCTATGGGCTTTAGGTATCTGAGTTTGACATAGAGAACAAAAAGCATGATCTATTAAGAGCTGTCCAAGACACACAACGAGGGCTTGTTACCACTGCTGATCAACGCTCTCTCATTGAAGAGGCTCTGGTCTGTTTCTCCCATGTTCTTTCTGCTAAAAATTCTTGGTCTTTCTTTCTCTGCTTTTGCTTTTGTTTACCTCTCCATCTACCTTTGGTGCTCAAGTAATGGACAGCACTGGATAAACAATAATTTCTTAAATTGGTTTTCTATAACTCTGCCAGGTGAGCTTGGAGGGTTATAACATGGGTGCGCCAATTGACCTGGTGAAGTTGGATGGGACATGGCGCCTGCAATATACTTCTGCGCCCGATGTCCTTGTTCTTTTGGAATCATCTGCTAGGCTTCCTTTCTTGCAGGTGTAAAATATGATAGCCTAAAACCTAAAAAACTTTCGTATCAAAATCATGAGCATCACAGGATCTACTCAAAATTATGTTATCTTAACTTATTTTCTTaccttatttttatttctttcttctgattttctttttcttgtctGCATGTGTCGTGTGAGTAATTGAGCTTTGTTCTGTGTTAGAAGAGGATCAGTGGTTGAGTTCACTAACAAATGAAATACAAACTCTTTGCTTGAAGAGGCCTTTTACTTTTGATTTAACTGAAATGTCTCAATTTTATCCCCATTCCCCGCAACTTATGTAGTTAGTTTATTCTTACATGAAACGCATTCTTGAAATGTTAATTGTCAATTGTTACATGGAGTTTCatgcgctctctctctctctctctctctctcaatttctTGATTTGTTATGTTTTTGGCCCATCAATGTGAGAATAGGTCGGGCAGATCTTCCAGAAGTTTGAATGTCGCAATCAGTCTAATGGAGGTATCATTCGTAATGTTGTTCAGTGGAGTGTTCCAACATTGTTAGAGGTAAGCTTTGGTTGTCCCTTCCTCCACTGCACCTTCTTTGATGTTATTTCAACATTTGTTATagctataaatatttaatcttggatGTTAACCCTCCACTTTTGAAGTAGTTTCTTTGTTCTGGAACTCTTAATCTAAAAATGATTGAATATATTGTTGGTTTTATGCTTTTCAGGAACAAGAAGGTGCTACTCTCCTTGTTTCTGCAAAATTTGATGTTGTTTCAGTGCGCAACATCTATCTTCAGTTTCAAGAGGTCAGCTTCTATGTCCTTCATAAAACATGACTCCAAAAAGTTCAAGGTATCACATGCAACCATTTTACTGTACAGTTAACTTTTTCCAAGACACACTATCCGTggtattatattaataataaatcattgCATATTTTGTGATTGTTATctttgttatattaattatttgatgTTTTGTGATGATTGAAAGCTCGACTTTTTGAATCTGCTTATACATTTCCTTCTGCACAAGAATcactgcattttcttttctttttcccacATTGAATCTAGATTTTGCATTTATTTATGTTAAAGCCTGAAGCCTGCATATGGCCTTTGGCAGATAAGTgttcaaaatattaaaattagcGAAGAGCTGCAAGCTTTAATAGCTCCAGCACTACTACCACGCACATTCCTAAGCCTACAGGTAAATGACTTGCATCACTAATTTGATATTGCAGCTTTTAATTTTGTGTGCTGCATATGAATTAGAGTAACTTAGGTCTCAGATACTCTTGATACCATCAACTGGATGGTTCTCTTTGAATTTTAACCTACATTTGATTGTTCTCACCAAGGTAACcagggaaaggaaaaaaaaaaggcataTAGGAAGAGCACATTTACTTTGATGCCTTTCTCTTCACGTCATGTAACTCAGTAATGCTTCTACTTACAACTGGATGCAGGTTTTAGGTTTCCTAATTCTAAATTAGGGAAAGTAAAAGCAATTTGTGACTGTAGAATGCAGTTAGTATATTTTTCCTTGTATGCAGATTTTGCAGTTCATACGCACTTTCAAGGCACAAATTCCTGTAAGAAACCCAGCAAATCCAGGGAGGTATAACATGTGtgcatgtatttttttttatatataaacaaaattatatttacaATATACACATGGGTGGTAAAACATACTTTGAATTTCAGGAGATCTGTGGGAGGACTATATTATCTTTCCTATCTGGATAGCAATATGCTTTTAGGGCGTgctgttggaggtggtggagtaTTTGTTTTTACTAAAGCTCAGCCTCTGGACTTATGAGAAACAAACTTGTCAGATCTTATACCTACAGCACCTTGTTTTACCCAGGATCTAGAAACCAAAAAATTGATTTGAAAGTGGCAAGAAGGAAAGTGCGGTGTTTAAAATCAAGCATCGACCAAGAAAAAGTGTCCAATACCTGCCAACAGTAAGACGTATTTCCAGAGTAACCAATGCCCTCATGtgggttttttttcttttttaacacTTCGAAGTTCCACAGAAGAAAAGGAAATTCCAACACGAGGGAAAAGAATGGAATCCTCTCGCTTTATTATGTGTATTAATACTTGGTTTATTTAATTGCTATAA carries:
- the LOC110672335 gene encoding probable plastid-lipid-associated protein 10, chloroplastic isoform X1, which translates into the protein MNLAFSTSFCPASGDRAFIKIKPSSLSLDATRKMAFRKKFPCSATIAADMSRVSEFDIENKKHDLLRAVQDTQRGLVTTADQRSLIEEALVSLEGYNMGAPIDLVKLDGTWRLQYTSAPDVLVLLESSARLPFLQVGQIFQKFECRNQSNGGIIRNVVQWSVPTLLEEQEGATLLVSAKFDVVSVRNIYLQFQEISVQNIKISEELQALIAPALLPRTFLSLQILQFIRTFKAQIPVRNPANPGRRSVGGLYYLSYLDSNMLLGRAVGGSRNQKIDLKVARRKVRCLKSSIDQEKVSNTCQQ
- the LOC110672359 gene encoding uncharacterized protein LOC110672359 isoform X2 codes for the protein MATAWALHRCSSLAYQRAAFASTVISGRTQGITVSSPSGVGGFRAWKSICLARNYCYSPTSTDTAVVVANDDKYGKKQIISLTPRLYDYILSNVREPEILRQLREETATFRGSQMQVSPDQAQLLAMLVQIIGAQRCIEVGVYTGYSSLAVALVLPESGCLVACERDANSLDVAKRYYERAGVSHKVNVKHGMAADILSSLIMNGEASSYDFAFVDAEKRMNQEYFELLLQLVRVGGVIVIDNVLWHGKVADPLVNDAKTVSIRNFNKTITEDKRVPIGDGMMICCKR
- the LOC110672335 gene encoding probable plastid-lipid-associated protein 10, chloroplastic isoform X2, which translates into the protein MNLAFSTSFCPASGDRAFIKIKPSSLSLDATRKMAFRKKFPCSATIAADMSRVSEFDIENKKHDLLRAVQDTQRGLVTTADQRSLIEEALVSLEGYNMGAPIDLVKLDGTWRLQYTSAPDVLVLLESSARLPFLQVGQIFQKFECRNQSNGGIIRNVVQWSVPTLLEEQEGATLLVSAKFDVVSVRNIYLQFQEISVQNIKISEELQALIAPALLPRTFLSLQILQFIRTFKAQIPVRNPANPGRRSVGGLYYLSYLDSNMLLGRAVGGGGVFVFTKAQPLDL
- the LOC110672359 gene encoding uncharacterized protein LOC110672359 isoform X4: MATAWALHRCSSLAYQRAAFASTVISGRTQGITVSSPSGVGGFRAWKSICLARNYCYSPTSTDTAVVVANDDKYGKKQIISLTPRLYDYILSNVREPEILRQLREETATFRGSQMQVSPDQAQLLAMLVQIIGAQRCIEVGVYTGYSSLAVALVLPESGCLVACERDANSLDVAKRYYERAGVSHKVNVKHGMAADILSSLIMNGEASSYDFAFVDAEKRMNQEYFELLLQLVRVGGVIVIDNVLWHGKVADPLVNDAKTVSIRNFNKTITEDKRV
- the LOC110672359 gene encoding uncharacterized protein LOC110672359 isoform X3, with product MATAWALHRCSSLAYQRAAFASTVISGRTQGITVSSPSGVGGFRAWKSICLARNYCYSPTSTDTAVVVANDDKYGKKQIISLTPRLYDYILSNVREPEILRQLREETATFRGSQMQVSPDQAQLLAMLVQIIGAQRCIEVGVYTGYSSLAVALVLPESGCLVACERDANSLDVAKRYYERAGVSHKVNVKHGMAADILSSLIMNGEASSYDFAFVDAEKRMNQEYFELLLQLVRVGGVIVIDNVLWHGKVADPLVNDAKTVSIRNFNKTITEDKRVSISMV
- the LOC110672359 gene encoding uncharacterized protein LOC110672359 isoform X1, with product MATAWALHRCSSLAYQRAAFASTVISGRTQGITVSSPSGVGGFRAWKSICLARNYCYSPTSTDTAVVVANDDKYGKKQIISLTPRLYDYILSNVREPEILRQLREETATFRGSQMQVSPDQAQLLAMLVQIIGAQRCIEVGVYTGYSSLAVALVLPESGCLVACERDANSLDVAKRYYERAGVSHKVNVKHGMAADILSSLIMNGEASSYDFAFVDAEKRMNQEYFELLLQLVRVGGVIVIDNVLWHGKVADPLVNDAKTVSIRNFNKTITEDKRVSISMVPIGDGMMICCKR